The following nucleotide sequence is from Streptomyces pactum.
TCGACGTACCGCACCCACCCGGGCTCCACCCCGGACCGGGCGTACGCCTCCCGGAGCAGGGCCTGCTGGGCGTCGCTGTCGGGCACGGTCAGCGCCTGGCCGTCACCGTCGTGGTTCACCGCCCCGCCGAGCAGGACGCAGTGGATCGGGTCGCCGTCGGCGACCGCGTCCGCCAGGCGCTTGAGGACCACCACGCCGGCGCCCTCGCCCCGGACGAAGCCGTTGGCGCGCGCGTCGAAGGTGTAGCTGCGGCAGTCAGGTGACAGCGCGCCCGCCCGGGCCAGGGCGAGCGTGCTCTCCGGCACCAGGTTCAGGTGGACGCCGCCCGCCAGGGCCAGGCCGGCGGCTCCCGACAGCAGGCTCTCGCACGCCATGTGCACGGCCACCAGGGAGGACGACTGCGCGGTGTCCACCGTGACGCTCGGTCCGTGGAGGCCGAGCTGGTGGGAGATCCGGTTGGCGATCACCCCCCGGCTCAGGCCGGCCAGCGAGTGGTGGGACACCGCGTCGGGGCCGTGCCGGTGGACCAGCGAGGCGTAGTCGTCGCCCGTGGCGCCGAGGAAGACCGCGGTGGTGCTGCCGCGCAGGCTCTCCGGTGCGGTACGGGCGTCCTCCAGCGCCTCCCAGCTCAGTTCGAGTGCCAGGCGCTGGCGCGGGTCCATGGCCGCGGCCTCGCGCGGGGATATGCCGAAGAAGCCGGCGTCGAACTCGGCGACGCGCTCGACGAACCCGCCCCGGCGGAAGCGCGCCAGCTCGGGAGCGTCGTACCCCCTCTCCGCCGGGGCGTCGGTGATCGCGTCCACGCCGTCGCACAGCATCTGCCAGAACCCGCGGATGCCGTCGGCGCCGGGGACCCGGCACGACATCCCGACGACCGCAACGGCGCGGTCGTCCATGGGTGTCCTTCGGCCATCGGGCCGTCGTTCGGCCTCGTTCTCGTGCATTGGTTCCGGATCTCCCGTTCCCGATTGAGCCTGATGGACGGAACCCCGAGGCTCGTGAACTGATATCTGACGTGCGGCGCGGCGTGCGCGGTGACGCGTACGGCGACGTGTGCGGCGACGTGTGTGCGGCGGGGGCGCCGCGGCGCGGGCCGTCGCGCCGCGGCGTCCGCGGGCGCGGCTGCTACGGACGCGCCCGGATCACGGTTCGGCCCCCGCTCTCCACCTGCGGCCGATGGTGTCCAGCACGCGCGGGTACACCAGCGCGTACCGGAACGGCAGGATGCCGGCCATGTAGGCCTCCCCCAGCAGGCCATTGGGCTTCACCAGCGCGGTCATCTGGGCGTGGTAGCCGTCCCTGCCGTCCCGGACCCAGCCGATGTGCATCAGCGTGTGCACGGTCCGGTTGGCCAGCTCCGCCACCCATTCGTCGCGGGTCTGGTAGACCGACGTGAACGGGTAGCTGCGCATGTCCGGCCCGGGGACCGCGCGCAGGTCGTCGGGCAGCCGGTCGCGCAGCGACGGCACCCGCCCGCCGACCCCCTCCTCGGAGTCGTCCCAGCCGAGCACCTCCCCCAGCTTCCAGCGGACCGTGAAGAGGGTGCGCACGACGACGTTCTCGATCTCGTCGCCGCCGGCCATCTGCCGCACCAGCCGGTCGAGGTCGTCCGGACCCCCGGGCGTCGGCAGCGCCCACACGTCCTCGACCCTGAAGTCGGGGGCGATCTCGTGGATCCGCCAGGGCCGCGTGGTGTGCGCGGTCTTCGGGAGCCGCACCGTCACACCTCGCCGAGTCCGTCGATCAGCTGGAAGACCTCGTCGGCGGTGGTGGCCGCCTCGATCAGCTCGCTGGTGCTCTGTCCGCCGTCGGTGAGGGTGGACAGCAGCGCGCGGAGGCGTCCGGCCGCGCGCTGCCGCTCGCCCGCGCTGCCGGCAGCGAGCAGCTCTTCGAGCTTGTCCAGCTCCCGGTCGAGGGGCGGTTCGGCGACGGTGCCCCCGATCCCGGACAGCAGCAGCCGGACGACCGCCGCCGGTGTCGGATGATCGAAGATCAGCGTCGCGGGCAGCCGCACCCCGGTGGCCTGGTTGAGGCGGTTGCGCAGTTTGACCGCGCCCAGCGAGTCGAACCCGAGGTCCTGGAAGGGCCGTTCCGGTTCGATCGCGGCGCCGGAGGCGTGGCCGAGGACGGCCGCGACCTGGGCGCGCACCAGGTCAAGGACGACCTGCTCCCGGTCGGTGTCCGCAACCCCGGCCAGGCGCTCGGCCAGTGACTCCACGGCGGCCTCCGCGCGCCGCTCGGGCACCCGTGCCAGCCGGCGCAGCAGCGGCGGCAGCAGCCCGGCCCGTGCCTGGGCCCGCAGCGCGGCCGGGTCCAGCTGTACGGGGGCGAGCAGCGGCGTGTCCGCCCCGAGCGCCTGGTCGAACAGCTCCCGTCCCAGTTCGGCGGTGAGCGCGATGACGCCCATCTGCTCCAGCCGGGCCAGCTCGTCCCGGCCGAGGTGGCCGGTCATGCCGGTGGCGTCCGCCCACAGGCCCCAGGCGAGCGAGCTCGCCGGCAGCCCCGCCGCACGCCGCCGGGCGGCGAGGGCGTCCAGGACCGCGTTGGCCGCCGCGTAGTTGCCCTGCCCCGGGCTGCCGATCAGGGCGGCGACGGAGGAGAACAGGACGAACGCCGACAGCTCCGTCCCGGCGGTCAGCTCGTGCAGGTGCCAGGCCGCGTCGGCCTTCGGCCGCATCACCCGCGCCAGCCGCTCGGGGGTGAGCGACCCGATCACCGCGTCGTCGAGGACGCCGGCCGCGTGGACGACCGCGGTCAGCGGCCGCTCCAGCGACTTGACCAGGCCGGCCAGCTGCTCCCGGTCGGAGACGTCGCACGCCTCGATCCGGACCTGGGCGCCGAGCGATACGAGGTCGGCGGCGAGCTCCGCGGCGCCGTCCGCGTCCGCGCCGCGCCGGCTCACCAGCAGCAGGTGCCGGACGCCGTGCCGCTCGGCGAGGTGCCGGGCGAACAGCGCACCCAGTCCGCCGGTGCCGCCGGTGATCAGCACCGTGCCGTCCGGGTCCAGGGGCCGGGCTCCGCCGGGCGGCGCGGTGTCCGCCCGGACGAGCCGCGGCGCCAGCAGGGCGCCCCGGCGCACCGCGAGCTGCGGTTCGTCGAGTTCGACCAGGGCGCCCCAGTCCGGCTCGGCGCTGCCGTCGGTGTCCACCAGGACGAAGCGGTCCGGGTGTTCGGACTGCGCGCTGCGCAC
It contains:
- a CDS encoding DUF2867 domain-containing protein, which produces MRLPKTAHTTRPWRIHEIAPDFRVEDVWALPTPGGPDDLDRLVRQMAGGDEIENVVVRTLFTVRWKLGEVLGWDDSEEGVGGRVPSLRDRLPDDLRAVPGPDMRSYPFTSVYQTRDEWVAELANRTVHTLMHIGWVRDGRDGYHAQMTALVKPNGLLGEAYMAGILPFRYALVYPRVLDTIGRRWRAGAEP